The following proteins are encoded in a genomic region of Drosophila miranda strain MSH22 chromosome 4, D.miranda_PacBio2.1, whole genome shotgun sequence:
- the LOC108161572 gene encoding lopap, giving the protein MITPQLFVFPIIVLIYIPPALALIALEGPCPSNITAVGDLDMDRFLGKWYTYSVYPTFSKRVPKCQTVEFKKEEDKFWIKRSELSTKTDTLKIKVEEIRNVDPSHGKYDLITTNTAFPEGIQINVLDTDYDNFAIRYMCFDSNNLFSFHWAVIQTRIRLPASDIIYTAQVLARKSGIILSKMIKIPQHSCPPDA; this is encoded by the exons ATGATCACGCCACAGCTCTTCGT CTTTCCCATCATTGTACTCATTTACATACCCCCCGCCCTGGCCTTGATCGCCCTTGAGGGTCCTTGTCCCTCGAATATAACGGCTGTGGGGGACCTGgacatggatcgctttctggGCAAATGGTATACGTATTCCGTGTATCCGACTTTCTCGAAACGTGTGCCCAAATGCCAGACGGTGGAGTTCAAGAAGGAAGAGGACAAATTCTGGATTAAACGTTCAGAGCTGAGCACCAA GACCGACACACTGAAGATCAAAGTCGAGGAGATTAGAAATGTGGACCCATCTCACGGGAAATACGATCTAATAACCACAAATACTG CCTTTCCCGAAGGCATTCAGATCAACGTACTGGACACGGACTATGACAACTTTGCCATACGCTACATGTGCTTCGATTCCAACAACCTTTTCAGCTTTC ATTGGGCCGTCATCCAGACCCGCATTCGTCTGCCCGCCTCGGATATAATATACACGGCCCAGGTCCTGGCCAGAAAATCTGGCATTATTCTGAGCAAAATGATAAAAATACCACAGCATTCGTGTCCACCAGATGCCTAG
- the LOC108164318 gene encoding apolipoprotein D: MIHHRSGLNFLLLVGLLAGNGVWLVHSQVPFPGQCPEVKIMDTFDVDSYLGIWYEHSKYPFAFEIGKKCIYADYEIIDNATLSVVNGGINRITGNPSNISGTAKVIGPARLAVAFFPGQQTSKPNYLVLGTDYESYSVVYSCTSVTSLANIKLVWILTREREPSAETIASAKKILEDNKINQSFLIDTIQSKCPKLAANGTDFGVEDLTEDAVDEFVGTVLPNAIDKA, encoded by the exons ATGATTCATCATCGGTCGGG CTTGAATTTCTTGCTGCTTGTGGGGCTGCTGGCCGGCAATGGAGTTTGGCTGGTTCACTCGCAGGTGCCCTTTCCCGGACAGTGTCCGGAGGTCAAAATAATGGACACTTTCGATGTGGATTCG TACTTGGGGATCTGGTACGAGCACAGCAAGTATCCATTTGCATTCGAAATCGGCAAGAAGTGCATCTACGCCGACTACGAGATCATCGACAATGCCACGCTGTCTGTGGTGAATGGGGGAATCAATCGAAT AACTGGCAACCCCTCGAACATAAGCGGAACAGCCAAGGTCATAGGCCCCGCCCGGCTGGCTGTGGCCTTTTTCCCCGGCC AGCAAACGTCGAAACCCAACTACCTGGTTCTGGGCACCGACTACGAGTCGTACTCCGTTGTCTACAGCTGCACTAGCGTGACATCTCTGGCTAATATCA AGCTCGTTTGGATCTTAACCCGCGAACGTGAGCCCTCGGCGGAGACCATTGCGTCGGCCAAAAAGATCTTGGAGGACAATAAAATCAACCAATCCTTCCTCATCGACACCATTCAGAGCAAGTGCCCCAAACTAGCTGCAAACGGCACGGACTTCGGCGTCGAGGATCTCACAGAGGATGCCGTCGATGAGTTTGTCGGCACTGTGCTGCCCAATGCCATCGACAAGGCATGA
- the LOC108161544 gene encoding apolipoprotein D-like isoform X2, whose translation MNLKRRIIVLIFLLYLWESAKGLELYPGQCPRLSPVKNFDLQKFLGVWYVQSFYPFDDEPMLECQHFLYQSHKGRFYEFELLLDNDHDKQVMTRSSVIRYHENTGGIEVKRRNSSYDNPPHHKTIPTRPHRFTMYPLALDYDSYVVMVTCNSHRRNQHYLGAWIMTRHCRPPGKFVLAAQNALIKQDIEVVNMIHANHFNCELFK comes from the exons ATGAATCTGAAAAGAAGAATTATAGTATTAATTTTCCTCTTATATCTTTGGGAGAGTGCGAAAGGCCTGGAACTGTACCCAGGACAGTGTCCTCGCCTGAGTCCCGTCAAAAACTTCGATCTCCAAAAG TTCCTGGGCGTTTGGTATGTGCAATCCTTCTATCCATTCGACGATGAACCCATGCTGGAGTGCCAGCACTTTCTCTACCAAAGCCACAAGGGTCGTTTCTATGAATTCGAGCTACTGCTGGATAACGA TCACGATAAACAAGTAATGACCCGTTCGAGTGTTATAAGATACCATGAAAACACCGGCGGCATCGAAGTCAAGCGACGCAATAGCT CCTATGACAATCCGCCTCACCACAAAACCATTC CTACTCGACCGCATCGCTTTACAATGTACCCCCTGGCCCTGGACTATGACTCCTATGTGGTCATGGTCACCTGCAACAGCCACAGAAGGAACCAGCATTACC TGGGCGCCTGGATAATGACCAGACATTGTAGGCCACCAGGAAAGTTCGTTTTGGCCGCTCAGAATGCCCTGATCAAGCAGGATATCGAAGTCGTGAACATGATACATGCCAATCACTTCAACTGTGAACTTTTCAAATG A
- the LOC108161544 gene encoding apolipoprotein D-like isoform X1 — protein sequence MNLKRRIIVLIFLLYLWESAKGLELYPGQCPRLSPVKNFDLQKFLGVWYVQSFYPFDDEPMLECQHFLYQSHKGRFYEFELLLDNDHDKQVMTRSSVIRYHENTGGIEVKRRNSSYDNPPHHKTIPTRPHRFTMYPLALDYDSYVVMVTCNSHRRNQHYLGAWIMTRHCRPPGKFVLAAQNALIKQDIEVVNMIHANHFNCELFKW from the exons ATGAATCTGAAAAGAAGAATTATAGTATTAATTTTCCTCTTATATCTTTGGGAGAGTGCGAAAGGCCTGGAACTGTACCCAGGACAGTGTCCTCGCCTGAGTCCCGTCAAAAACTTCGATCTCCAAAAG TTCCTGGGCGTTTGGTATGTGCAATCCTTCTATCCATTCGACGATGAACCCATGCTGGAGTGCCAGCACTTTCTCTACCAAAGCCACAAGGGTCGTTTCTATGAATTCGAGCTACTGCTGGATAACGA TCACGATAAACAAGTAATGACCCGTTCGAGTGTTATAAGATACCATGAAAACACCGGCGGCATCGAAGTCAAGCGACGCAATAGCT CCTATGACAATCCGCCTCACCACAAAACCATTC CTACTCGACCGCATCGCTTTACAATGTACCCCCTGGCCCTGGACTATGACTCCTATGTGGTCATGGTCACCTGCAACAGCCACAGAAGGAACCAGCATTACC TGGGCGCCTGGATAATGACCAGACATTGTAGGCCACCAGGAAAGTTCGTTTTGGCCGCTCAGAATGCCCTGATCAAGCAGGATATCGAAGTCGTGAACATGATACATGCCAATCACTTCAACTGTGAACTTTTCAAATGGTGA